In Agrobacterium sp. RAC06, a single window of DNA contains:
- a CDS encoding ATP-binding cassette domain-containing protein — protein sequence MIDIVSLSKAYGASTVLDDFSLTFLAKGGLTAIIGPNGAGKSTLLSIIARLMLPDAGTVHLEGLDVFQAKGELLAQRLSILRQDNHMAARFTVSDLVAFSYSNGRLTVADKAKIDEALAHLKLRPLADRYLDELSGGQRQRAFFAMILCQDSDYTLFDEPLNNLDIPHGVAMMAPSSSRAGISAKPANVGAHKLFPLILEPVELLVKP from the coding sequence ATGATCGATATCGTCAGTCTCAGCAAGGCCTATGGCGCCAGCACGGTTCTGGACGATTTCAGTCTGACGTTTCTTGCCAAAGGCGGGTTGACGGCGATCATCGGACCGAACGGCGCGGGCAAGTCCACCCTCCTGTCGATCATCGCGCGCCTGATGCTGCCTGACGCTGGCACGGTTCATCTCGAAGGGCTCGATGTCTTCCAGGCCAAGGGCGAACTGCTCGCCCAGCGCCTTTCGATCCTCAGGCAGGATAACCACATGGCCGCGCGGTTCACCGTCAGCGATCTCGTCGCCTTTTCCTATTCGAATGGACGGCTGACGGTTGCCGACAAGGCAAAGATCGACGAGGCGCTGGCTCATCTGAAGCTGCGACCGCTTGCCGATCGATATCTCGATGAACTCTCGGGCGGCCAGCGGCAGCGCGCCTTCTTCGCGATGATCCTGTGTCAGGACAGCGATTACACGCTGTTCGATGAGCCGCTCAACAATCTCGATATCCCGCATGGCGTCGCCATGATGGCGCCCTCAAGCAGCCGAGCCGGGATCTCAGCAAAACCCGCAAACGTTGGTGCGCACAAGCTCTTCCCGTTGATCCTCGAGCCTGTCGAGCTCCTCGTCAAACCCTGA
- a CDS encoding TonB-dependent hemoglobin/transferrin/lactoferrin family receptor has product MPSAGQADDTILDQIVVSSRSDKKLHDVPQNITVVTQEQLDDYNIRDIQDLVRREPGVSVSRQTSSVNPWGQLTGFTIRGMGGNRVLTMVDGSRVQELITDGSRDFFDMSNFKAVEIVRGPNSVLWGADALGGSVMFRTLDPSDLLADSDKPWALEMKTSYDSFDDSWNKQVTGAYDFGDLHILGSYGQTSSHEAEFSNARADGGIWGCSRLYLGCNELFPADTDVENALLKMVWTPDAQNTVKLTGELFGRATEVLQLYDMSASGTGIPSTSAYNNDPYVRDLDMSRKRFALEHEWLADLPWLDSLNWRLSYSPQERVTDSDQRRVYSNRVELRNQYRDYSETFLEGDIQLKSSFDLGPTRHSLTYGFDGDHTKGDYAGINTTYNSLTGTTTVATNQGFSFPRVETQRADFYIQDEIALLDDRLTLTPGLRLATYSIDPTGDATYPGLPGYAPAKKESTELLKAFSATYKLDETYSVYASYGEGFKMPTSAQLFQSSTDIFSGSSIIPNPDLRPESVQSYEIGLRGEYERGFFSVNGFYADYKDFIRSLQATTILNGSGTPVTAYTSNNVEDVRLWGIEFGGEYEVLDYTTLSANLSWSKGRQKVSASSAETAFDGAAPFTAVLGVKHELPDYHLQFELFGTFAAGRTEASNTAYYLPSGYAVFDAYAKWTPRENLEVTFGIENIFDRRYFPNTLTGYNTVAGSAAVANVNPLELQTGAGRTFKVGATVKF; this is encoded by the coding sequence TTGCCGAGTGCCGGTCAGGCCGACGATACGATCCTTGATCAGATCGTGGTTTCGTCGCGATCGGACAAGAAGCTCCACGATGTGCCGCAAAACATCACGGTCGTGACCCAGGAGCAGTTGGACGATTACAACATCCGAGACATTCAGGATCTCGTGCGGCGGGAGCCCGGCGTGTCGGTCTCAAGACAGACTTCAAGCGTCAATCCCTGGGGGCAGCTGACTGGCTTTACGATCCGCGGCATGGGCGGTAACCGCGTGCTGACCATGGTCGACGGTTCGCGCGTTCAGGAACTCATCACCGACGGCAGCCGCGACTTCTTCGACATGAGCAATTTCAAGGCGGTCGAGATCGTCCGTGGGCCCAATTCGGTCCTGTGGGGTGCCGACGCACTCGGTGGGTCCGTCATGTTCCGCACGCTCGATCCCTCGGATCTCCTTGCAGATAGCGACAAGCCCTGGGCGTTGGAGATGAAGACCAGCTATGACAGCTTCGACGATAGCTGGAACAAGCAGGTGACCGGCGCCTATGATTTCGGAGACCTGCATATCCTCGGCAGCTACGGCCAGACATCTTCGCATGAGGCCGAGTTCAGCAATGCGCGTGCCGACGGCGGGATCTGGGGCTGCAGCCGGCTCTATCTGGGATGCAACGAGCTCTTCCCCGCGGACACAGATGTCGAAAACGCACTTCTCAAGATGGTCTGGACGCCGGATGCCCAGAACACGGTGAAGCTGACGGGAGAGCTCTTCGGTCGCGCGACGGAAGTTCTCCAGCTCTACGACATGAGCGCATCGGGCACGGGTATCCCGTCCACCAGCGCCTATAACAACGACCCCTATGTCCGCGATCTCGACATGAGCCGCAAGCGGTTCGCGCTTGAACACGAGTGGCTGGCGGATCTGCCCTGGCTCGACAGCCTGAATTGGCGTCTGTCTTATTCGCCCCAGGAGCGCGTAACCGACAGCGATCAGCGCCGCGTCTATTCGAACCGCGTCGAACTGCGCAATCAGTATCGTGACTACAGCGAAACTTTCCTGGAAGGCGACATTCAGCTGAAGTCGAGCTTTGATCTCGGGCCAACCCGTCACAGCCTTACCTACGGCTTCGATGGCGATCATACCAAGGGTGATTACGCGGGTATCAACACCACCTACAACTCCCTGACCGGGACGACGACGGTGGCCACCAACCAGGGTTTCAGCTTCCCCCGCGTCGAGACACAGCGCGCCGACTTCTACATCCAGGACGAAATCGCGCTTCTTGATGATCGCCTGACCCTGACGCCGGGCCTCAGGCTCGCCACCTATTCGATCGACCCGACAGGGGATGCGACATATCCCGGGCTGCCCGGCTATGCGCCCGCGAAAAAGGAAAGCACCGAGCTGTTGAAGGCCTTCAGCGCAACCTACAAGCTCGACGAGACCTACTCTGTCTATGCGTCCTACGGAGAGGGCTTCAAGATGCCGACCTCGGCGCAGCTCTTCCAGTCGAGCACGGACATCTTCAGCGGCTCCTCCATCATCCCCAATCCCGACCTGCGACCAGAATCGGTTCAAAGCTACGAGATTGGACTTCGTGGTGAGTATGAGCGTGGCTTCTTCAGCGTGAACGGCTTCTATGCCGACTACAAGGACTTCATCCGCAGCCTCCAGGCAACAACGATCCTCAATGGCAGCGGCACGCCCGTCACGGCCTATACCTCGAACAATGTCGAGGATGTCAGGCTCTGGGGCATCGAGTTCGGTGGCGAATACGAAGTTCTGGATTACACCACGCTCTCGGCCAATCTGAGCTGGAGCAAGGGGCGCCAGAAAGTCAGCGCATCCTCTGCCGAAACGGCCTTCGATGGTGCGGCACCGTTTACCGCGGTTCTCGGGGTGAAGCACGAACTGCCGGATTACCACCTGCAATTCGAGCTGTTCGGCACCTTCGCCGCCGGCCGAACCGAGGCAAGCAACACTGCCTATTACCTGCCCTCCGGCTACGCGGTCTTCGATGCCTATGCCAAGTGGACCCCGCGAGAAAACCTGGAAGTGACCTTCGGGATCGAGAACATCTTCGACCGCCGATACTTCCCGAACACGCTGACCGGCTACAACACCGTCGCCGGTTCGGCGGCGGTTGCCAATGTCAATCCGCTGGAACTGCAAACGGGGGCCGGTCGCACATTCAAGGTCGGCGCGACGGTCAAATTTTGA